A single genomic interval of Stenotrophomonas sp. ZAC14D1_NAIMI4_1 harbors:
- a CDS encoding LysE/ArgO family amino acid transporter, protein MWFTAALAGLFAGAGLIIAIGAQNAFVLRQGLQRRYVGTVVLACMGADIALILAGVGGMGALVLQWPLLLQVLRFGGAAFLGWYGLQAGVRAWRGGSALAAARSDGGNRRQVLLACLAFTLLNPHVYLDTVVLLGSLSTRYPGDLRWAFAAGASVASVLWFCALGYGARLLQPLFRNPNAWRVLDAGIALFMAGLALLLLLRPL, encoded by the coding sequence ATGTGGTTCACCGCGGCCCTGGCCGGCCTGTTCGCAGGCGCCGGCCTGATCATCGCCATCGGCGCCCAGAATGCCTTCGTCCTGCGCCAGGGGCTGCAGCGCCGCTACGTGGGCACGGTGGTGCTGGCGTGCATGGGAGCGGACATCGCGCTGATACTGGCCGGTGTCGGCGGGATGGGCGCGCTGGTGCTGCAGTGGCCGCTGCTGCTGCAGGTGCTGCGCTTCGGCGGTGCGGCGTTCCTGGGCTGGTATGGCCTGCAGGCGGGCGTGCGCGCGTGGCGCGGCGGCAGCGCATTGGCGGCCGCCCGCAGCGACGGCGGCAACCGGCGCCAGGTGCTGCTGGCCTGCCTGGCCTTCACCCTGCTCAACCCACACGTCTACCTTGATACGGTGGTGCTGCTGGGCAGCCTGTCCACGCGCTACCCCGGCGACCTGCGCTGGGCATTCGCCGCCGGCGCCAGCGTGGCCAGCGTGCTCTGGTTCTGCGCGCTGGGCTATGGCGCGCGCCTGTTGCAGCCGCTGTTCCGCAACCCGAACGCGTGGCGCGTGCTGGATGCCGGCATTGCCTTGTTCATGGCGGGCCTGGCATTGCTGTTGCTGCTACGTCCGCTTTAG
- a CDS encoding cation diffusion facilitator family transporter produces the protein MGHDHDHLPSEIRHEKPLWWALGLTTTFLVVEVVGAFWTNSLALLSDAAHMATDTLALMIALVAVRLSRRPPDARRTYGYARLEALGAMINGAMLFVVAGYILWEAIARFRQPQEIASTGMLVIAAIGLVINLISMRLLQAGSGESLNVKGAYLEVWADMLGSVAVIVGALLIRWTGWKPIDPILAVLIGLWVLPRTWVLMREAINVLLEGVPKGTDVAKVRAGLSAHAAVLDVHDLHVWALASSTPALTAHVVMRDGTDADALRRELGARLHEEFGIDHVTLQIEADHCGEACGEPARHEHDHDHDHDVQGHHGHVHR, from the coding sequence ATGGGCCACGACCACGACCACCTGCCATCGGAAATCCGCCACGAGAAACCGTTGTGGTGGGCGCTCGGCCTGACCACCACGTTCCTGGTGGTGGAGGTGGTGGGTGCGTTCTGGACCAACAGCCTGGCCCTGCTGTCCGATGCCGCGCACATGGCCACCGATACGTTGGCACTGATGATCGCGCTGGTGGCGGTGCGGCTGAGCCGGCGCCCGCCGGATGCGCGACGCACTTACGGCTATGCGCGGCTGGAAGCGCTGGGCGCGATGATCAATGGCGCGATGCTGTTCGTCGTTGCCGGCTACATCCTGTGGGAAGCCATTGCGCGCTTCCGCCAGCCGCAGGAGATCGCATCGACCGGCATGCTGGTGATCGCAGCGATCGGCCTGGTCATCAACCTCATTTCGATGCGCCTGCTGCAGGCCGGCAGCGGTGAAAGCCTCAACGTGAAAGGCGCCTACCTGGAAGTGTGGGCGGACATGCTGGGCTCGGTGGCGGTGATCGTTGGCGCGCTGCTGATCCGCTGGACCGGCTGGAAGCCGATCGATCCGATCCTTGCCGTGCTGATCGGCCTGTGGGTGCTGCCGCGCACCTGGGTGCTGATGCGCGAAGCCATCAACGTGCTGCTGGAAGGCGTGCCCAAGGGGACCGATGTGGCCAAGGTGCGCGCAGGCTTGAGTGCGCATGCCGCCGTGCTGGACGTGCACGACCTGCACGTGTGGGCACTGGCATCAAGCACCCCCGCGCTGACCGCGCACGTGGTGATGCGCGATGGCACCGACGCCGACGCGCTGCGCCGTGAACTGGGCGCACGCCTGCACGAGGAGTTCGGCATCGATCATGTGACCCTGCAGATCGAGGCTGACCACTGCGGCGAAGCGTGCGGGGAGCCGGCCAGGCACGAACATGACCATGACCATGACCATGATGTGCAGGGTCATCATGGCCACGTGCACCGGTGA
- a CDS encoding helix-turn-helix domain-containing protein, producing MHADSPCPVARSADLLGDRWALLVIRDAFDGITRFGDFQRSLGAARNILSDRLRRLVEAGLLVQQPAADGSAYQDYVLTAAGRDLFPLLVALRQWGERHRFSPGEAHSTLVERGTGSALAYMQPQNAAGHAIGAEQAVVRKL from the coding sequence ATGCACGCCGACAGCCCCTGCCCCGTGGCCCGCAGTGCCGATCTGCTCGGCGACCGCTGGGCGCTGCTGGTCATCCGCGATGCCTTCGACGGCATCACCCGCTTCGGTGATTTCCAGCGCAGCCTCGGCGCCGCCCGCAACATCCTCAGCGACCGCCTGCGCCGGCTGGTGGAGGCCGGCCTGCTGGTGCAGCAGCCCGCCGCCGATGGCAGCGCCTACCAGGACTACGTGCTGACTGCGGCCGGGCGCGACCTGTTCCCGCTGCTGGTGGCCCTGCGCCAATGGGGCGAACGCCATCGCTTCAGCCCCGGCGAGGCCCACTCCACCCTGGTCGAGCGCGGCACCGGCAGCGCCCTGGCTTACATGCAGCCGCAGAACGCGGCCGGCCACGCCATCGGCGCGGAGCAGGCCGTGGTGCGCAAGCTCTGA
- a CDS encoding MafI family immunity protein, which translates to METDARAGLRAMGQLLEDRLAQDRIAMVLDLLDRNEVPLALDQLCADIDESGVTLHPTEYLQLCELNTLLGQPAAPTLMRRLRPPR; encoded by the coding sequence ATGGAGACTGATGCACGCGCTGGCCTGCGCGCGATGGGCCAACTTCTGGAGGATCGGCTGGCCCAGGATCGCATCGCGATGGTCCTGGACCTGCTGGATCGCAATGAAGTGCCGCTGGCACTGGACCAGCTGTGTGCCGACATCGACGAGTCCGGCGTGACACTGCACCCGACCGAGTACCTGCAGCTCTGCGAGCTGAACACGCTGCTGGGACAGCCCGCCGCCCCAACGCTGATGCGCCGGCTGCGTCCGCCACGCTGA
- a CDS encoding GGDEF domain-containing protein, producing the protein MDTPQLDEASKPLADAWQYCLLQAGPAATALLRQVAQDAPPALAQRFYDVLLQDARARRFLSHEQVKDRLQPAMQRWLNQLLCTDAGGVAMAVAAQRVIGDVHARVGIPVDLVTRGARVLKHELFVRLRGLASDADTAFAAIDCLSATMDIAMEGMTLAYTHARERSSRTDAAYRLFSLVQNVSTERERQRALLLDWENTLLYTLAGHTCDGEGASLATSEFGLWFTHKGVPSFGESSETQQVSRLVARIDACLVRAKSDDTAQRLAVLPPIREDLATIRSLMTLLFERIGELDAGSDALTNLLNRRFLPTVLRREIELATRNQTPFSLLLLDLDHFKAINDGHGHDAGDRALQHVAALLGQLTRGSDYLFRYGGEEFVVVLVAASESQAMVIAESLRRQIAQSPVSLANGQQLDLSASIGVAAHDGHPDYERLMARADAAMYAAKRGGRNRVVLADATLPDAPGRRALQR; encoded by the coding sequence GTGGACACACCCCAACTGGATGAGGCCAGCAAACCGCTGGCCGACGCCTGGCAGTACTGCCTGCTGCAGGCTGGCCCCGCAGCGACCGCGCTGCTGCGGCAGGTCGCGCAGGATGCACCGCCCGCGCTGGCACAGCGCTTCTACGACGTCCTGCTGCAGGATGCCCGTGCGCGCCGCTTCCTGTCCCACGAGCAGGTGAAGGATCGCCTGCAGCCCGCCATGCAGCGCTGGCTGAACCAGCTGCTGTGCACCGATGCCGGAGGCGTGGCCATGGCGGTGGCCGCGCAGCGTGTGATCGGCGATGTCCATGCACGGGTCGGCATTCCCGTGGACCTCGTCACCCGCGGTGCGCGCGTGCTCAAGCACGAACTGTTCGTGCGCCTGCGTGGCCTGGCCAGTGATGCGGATACGGCGTTCGCCGCCATCGATTGCCTCAGTGCAACCATGGACATCGCCATGGAAGGCATGACCCTGGCCTATACCCATGCCCGCGAGCGCTCATCGCGTACCGATGCGGCATATCGCCTGTTCTCGCTGGTGCAGAACGTGAGCACCGAACGCGAGCGCCAGCGTGCACTGCTGCTGGACTGGGAAAACACCCTGTTGTACACCTTGGCCGGCCACACCTGCGATGGCGAAGGCGCGAGCCTGGCCACGTCCGAGTTCGGCCTGTGGTTCACCCACAAGGGCGTGCCCAGCTTCGGCGAAAGCAGCGAGACCCAGCAGGTGTCCCGCCTGGTCGCGCGCATCGACGCCTGCCTGGTGCGCGCCAAGAGCGATGACACCGCACAGCGGCTGGCCGTGCTGCCGCCCATCCGCGAAGACCTGGCCACCATCCGCAGCCTGATGACGCTGCTGTTCGAGCGCATCGGCGAACTGGATGCGGGCAGCGATGCACTGACCAACCTGCTCAACCGCCGCTTCCTGCCGACCGTGCTGCGCCGGGAAATTGAGCTGGCCACGCGCAACCAGACGCCTTTCTCGCTGCTGTTGCTGGACCTGGACCACTTCAAGGCGATCAACGATGGCCATGGCCACGACGCCGGTGACCGCGCGTTGCAGCACGTGGCCGCCCTGCTGGGGCAGCTGACCCGTGGCAGCGATTACCTGTTCCGCTACGGCGGCGAAGAGTTCGTGGTGGTGCTGGTGGCCGCCAGCGAATCGCAGGCGATGGTGATCGCTGAAAGCCTGCGGCGACAGATCGCGCAGTCGCCGGTCAGCCTGGCCAACGGCCAGCAGCTGGACCTCAGCGCCAGCATCGGCGTGGCCGCCCACGATGGCCACCCTGACTACGAGCGGCTGATGGCGCGTGCCGATGCAGCGATGTACGCCGCCAAGCGTGGCGGACGCAACCGGGTGGTGCTGGCTGATGCCACCCTGCCCGACGCACCCGGGCGCCGTGCCCTGCAACGCTGA
- a CDS encoding VOC family protein — MPQTVIPQLRMLHADTTLPFYVQGLGFSVDWEHRFGPGMPLFAQLTRDGQTLFLSEHAGDCQPGGAVYFKVDDVDAVFRAFSAAGVPIPQPPHDTDWGTREMLLVDPDGNRLRFAAHPRDGD; from the coding sequence ATGCCCCAGACCGTCATCCCGCAGCTGCGCATGCTGCACGCCGACACCACCTTGCCGTTCTACGTGCAGGGCCTGGGCTTCTCCGTCGACTGGGAACACCGCTTCGGGCCGGGCATGCCGCTGTTCGCCCAGCTCACCCGCGATGGCCAGACCCTGTTCCTCAGCGAACATGCCGGTGACTGCCAGCCCGGCGGCGCGGTGTACTTCAAGGTCGATGACGTGGACGCGGTGTTCCGCGCGTTCAGTGCCGCCGGCGTGCCCATCCCGCAGCCGCCGCACGATACCGACTGGGGCACCCGCGAAATGCTGCTGGTCGACCCGGACGGCAACCGCCTGCGCTTTGCCGCCCATCCGCGCGATGGAGACTGA
- a CDS encoding TonB-dependent siderophore receptor → MKQPSPGALRRNALALSLACAAAPAFAQDSAPTTTELDRVMVTQRTEGYQVYGTNTATKLPLTLRETPQSLTVFTRQRIEDFNLITISEVLQQTPGVTIQSYDSNRTLFNARGFAINNFMFDGIPTNYTTGSGGNSILSDTSIYERIEVVRGASGLVTGSGNPSATVNMVRKRPTETFQASTSLSAGSWDYKRAEVDVSGPLSKGGRVRGRFVGAYTDKESWVRFQHDKSPSLYGVIEADLTDSTRLRAGIDYLKTGSDGGAWSASPLYFRDGTRAHMPRSYSAAARWNEWNRQSTNYFATLEQQLGAGWSGRLAYNHRATDTDSLLLAGSNTGNWADAVTGLGLRIADTYSVSETREDAFDLYASGPFQLFGRSHELVVGINHYDRDLDTIRAGITSRPYNVNAFPSIYEWDGNIGKPTTYNYGIPSNTVNTTETGYYAAVRLNPIDPLKIIAGARYSDYRTTTDNYDVNGVFTSRSARTTAHELTPYVGVLYDLSSSITAFASYSDVFQATARRDINNQLLDPTTGGNYEYGLKGEFFGGRLYTALNGFYMKQDNVAVVDPAGINVELPGGGSPYIASKGITTQGGEFEVSGSINDHWSMTGGYTYSYSSSPDGSRFATFSPMHLARFNTTYSHGQWTVGGGVSVQSEIYQMQPIPTGRFNPNGTPVTATGKMSQGGYVLFDLMGRYRINDNLSVGVTVTNLFDKVYYRNVGFFNAGYWGEPRRVLFNLRAKF, encoded by the coding sequence ATGAAGCAGCCTTCGCCTGGCGCCCTGCGCCGGAACGCCCTCGCCTTGTCGCTCGCCTGCGCGGCCGCGCCGGCCTTCGCCCAGGACAGCGCGCCGACCACCACTGAGCTGGACCGGGTGATGGTCACCCAGCGCACCGAGGGCTACCAGGTCTATGGCACGAACACCGCCACCAAGCTGCCGCTGACCCTGCGCGAAACCCCGCAGTCGCTGACCGTGTTCACCCGCCAGCGCATCGAGGATTTCAACCTCATCACCATTTCCGAGGTGCTGCAGCAGACCCCGGGCGTCACCATCCAGTCCTATGACAGCAACCGCACGCTGTTCAACGCGCGCGGCTTTGCCATCAACAACTTCATGTTCGATGGCATCCCCACCAACTACACCACCGGCTCGGGTGGCAACTCGATCCTCAGCGACACCTCCATCTACGAGCGCATCGAAGTGGTGCGCGGCGCCAGCGGCCTGGTCACCGGCTCGGGCAATCCGTCGGCCACGGTGAACATGGTGCGCAAGCGCCCGACCGAAACCTTCCAGGCCAGTACCAGCCTCAGCGCAGGCTCGTGGGACTACAAGCGCGCGGAAGTGGATGTGTCCGGTCCGCTCAGCAAGGGCGGCCGCGTGCGCGGTCGCTTCGTCGGCGCCTACACCGACAAGGAAAGCTGGGTGCGCTTCCAGCATGACAAATCGCCCAGTCTGTATGGCGTCATCGAAGCCGACCTGACCGACAGCACCCGCCTGCGCGCCGGCATCGACTACCTGAAAACCGGCTCCGATGGCGGTGCGTGGAGCGCCTCGCCGCTGTACTTCCGCGACGGCACGCGTGCGCACATGCCGCGTTCCTACAGCGCCGCGGCGCGCTGGAACGAGTGGAACCGCCAGAGCACCAACTACTTCGCCACCCTCGAACAGCAGCTCGGCGCCGGCTGGAGCGGCCGCCTGGCCTACAACCACCGCGCCACCGACACCGACTCGCTGCTGCTGGCCGGTTCCAACACCGGCAACTGGGCCGATGCCGTGACCGGCCTGGGCCTGCGCATCGCCGATACCTACTCGGTGTCCGAGACGCGCGAGGATGCCTTCGACCTCTACGCCTCCGGCCCGTTCCAGCTGTTCGGCCGTTCGCATGAGCTGGTGGTGGGCATCAACCACTACGACCGCGACCTGGACACCATCCGCGCCGGCATCACCTCGCGCCCGTACAACGTCAACGCGTTCCCAAGCATCTACGAGTGGGACGGCAACATCGGCAAGCCGACCACCTACAACTACGGCATTCCGTCGAACACGGTGAACACCACCGAGACAGGCTACTACGCCGCCGTGCGCCTGAACCCGATCGACCCGCTGAAGATCATCGCCGGTGCGCGCTATTCCGATTACCGCACCACAACCGACAACTACGACGTCAACGGTGTGTTCACCAGCCGCAGCGCACGCACCACCGCGCACGAGCTGACCCCATACGTGGGCGTGCTGTACGACCTCAGCAGCAGCATCACCGCCTTCGCCAGCTATTCGGACGTGTTCCAGGCCACCGCGCGCCGCGACATCAACAACCAGCTGCTCGACCCGACCACCGGCGGCAACTACGAGTATGGCCTGAAGGGTGAGTTCTTCGGCGGACGCCTGTACACCGCGTTGAACGGCTTCTACATGAAGCAGGACAACGTAGCCGTTGTGGATCCGGCAGGCATCAACGTCGAGCTTCCAGGTGGCGGCTCGCCGTACATCGCCAGCAAGGGCATCACCACCCAGGGCGGCGAGTTTGAAGTGTCCGGCTCGATCAACGACCACTGGAGCATGACCGGCGGCTACACCTACAGCTACAGCAGCAGCCCTGATGGCAGCCGCTTCGCGACTTTCAGCCCGATGCACCTGGCACGCTTCAACACCACCTACAGCCACGGCCAGTGGACGGTCGGCGGTGGCGTCAGCGTGCAGAGCGAGATCTACCAGATGCAGCCGATCCCCACCGGCCGCTTCAACCCCAACGGCACCCCGGTCACCGCCACCGGCAAGATGAGCCAGGGTGGCTACGTGCTGTTCGACCTGATGGGCCGCTACCGCATCAACGACAACCTGAGCGTGGGCGTGACGGTCACCAACCTGTTCGACAAGGTCTACTACCGCAACGTCGGCTTCTTCAACGCGGGCTACTGGGGCGAGCCGCGCCGGGTGCTGTTCAACCTGCGCGCGAAGTTCTGA
- a CDS encoding DUF3325 domain-containing protein, giving the protein MSVLALLLAAAAFACLAMAMERHHRDVAGHAPPTPRRRLLQGLGVLGLLASLLASIAAWGIAQGFVGWCGVLAAGAGAMVLWLSFRSPAKPAPRPSSRS; this is encoded by the coding sequence ATGAGCGTGCTCGCCCTGCTGTTGGCGGCCGCCGCCTTCGCCTGCCTGGCCATGGCAATGGAACGCCACCACCGCGATGTGGCCGGCCATGCGCCGCCGACGCCGCGCCGTCGCCTGCTGCAGGGGCTGGGCGTGCTCGGGCTGCTCGCCAGCCTGCTGGCCAGCATCGCCGCCTGGGGCATTGCACAGGGCTTTGTTGGTTGGTGCGGCGTGCTCGCCGCCGGTGCCGGGGCGATGGTGCTCTGGCTCAGTTTCCGCAGCCCGGCCAAGCCGGCGCCACGCCCGTCTTCCCGTTCCTGA
- the map gene encoding type I methionyl aminopeptidase — protein MIKRPDEIALMAESGRLLAQVFAALDALPLEGRSTMDINDFVERMIVDELHARPASKGQYGFPYVLNTSIDNVICHGVPSHDDVLRSGQIVNLDITLEKNGYIADSSTTYPVGEIDYAARKLVKVAYQAMWKGIAEVRPGARLGDIGHAIARHARSHGYSVVKEYCGHGIGQEMHEDPQILHYGHAGTGMELQEGMVFTIEPMLNQGKPAIRQLPDEWPVYTRDGKLSAQFEHTVAVTAQGVRVLTLRPGETPLCVIDQAEH, from the coding sequence ATCATCAAGCGCCCCGACGAGATCGCGCTGATGGCCGAGTCCGGGCGGCTGCTCGCGCAGGTGTTCGCCGCACTCGACGCGCTGCCGCTGGAAGGCCGCAGCACGATGGACATCAACGACTTCGTTGAACGGATGATCGTCGACGAACTGCACGCGCGACCCGCCAGCAAGGGCCAGTACGGCTTTCCGTACGTGCTCAATACCTCCATCGACAACGTCATCTGCCACGGCGTGCCCAGCCACGATGACGTGCTGCGCAGCGGGCAGATCGTCAACCTCGACATCACCCTGGAAAAGAACGGCTACATCGCCGATTCCAGCACCACCTACCCGGTGGGCGAGATCGACTACGCCGCACGCAAGCTGGTGAAGGTGGCCTACCAGGCCATGTGGAAGGGCATCGCCGAAGTGCGTCCCGGCGCGCGCCTGGGCGACATCGGCCATGCCATTGCCCGCCATGCGCGCAGCCACGGCTACAGCGTGGTGAAGGAGTACTGCGGCCACGGCATCGGCCAGGAGATGCACGAAGACCCGCAGATCCTGCACTACGGCCACGCCGGCACCGGCATGGAACTGCAGGAGGGCATGGTGTTCACCATCGAGCCGATGCTCAACCAGGGCAAGCCGGCCATCCGCCAGCTGCCGGACGAATGGCCGGTGTACACCCGCGACGGCAAGTTGTCGGCGCAGTTCGAACACACCGTGGCGGTGACAGCACAGGGCGTGCGCGTACTGACCCTGCGCCCGGGCGAGACGCCACTGTGCGTGATTGACCAGGCAGAGCACTGA
- a CDS encoding ParD-like family protein, translating into MGIVNIDDTLHDQLRRACTVSSRSINAQANFWIRVGMLCELNPTLSFQDIVASELRAAGVQPPLLPAGQA; encoded by the coding sequence ATGGGCATCGTCAACATCGATGACACCCTGCACGACCAGCTGCGTCGTGCCTGCACCGTCTCCAGCCGCTCCATCAACGCCCAGGCCAACTTCTGGATCCGGGTCGGCATGCTGTGCGAACTCAACCCGACCCTGAGCTTCCAGGACATCGTCGCCAGCGAGCTGCGCGCGGCCGGCGTGCAACCGCCGCTGCTGCCAGCGGGCCAGGCCTGA
- a CDS encoding metallophosphoesterase, which yields MLHRRLLHPALLLLPLTLLGAPSLQAREVAAPAEHVDADGPYVFRVGDQLRAKWICGDQVQMRTLPAQTSGTDITPQCGYGHSVHVLPPAAPSVSVLPATPRIVAVSDIHGQYGLLVRLLRANKVIDAQDQWALGKDTLVIAGDVFDRGPQVTEAFWLLYGLQQQAAAAGGAVHFVLGNHETMVLYDDLRYVNPKYLRSAQLLGRSYPQLYGADSVIGQWLRTRPVLLKIGDTLFLHGGISPDAVQLALQPAATNAAYQASLGTPKAEVKANPATAPLYDGKTSPIWYRGYFDGRLDSNGVQAVLDQLQLKRIVVGHTSMPHVSSFHGGRVIAIDSSIKNGENGELLFIENGTLSRGLLDGTRVPLAEGVPGVDD from the coding sequence ATGCTGCACCGCCGCCTGCTCCACCCTGCCCTGCTGCTGTTGCCGCTGACCCTGCTGGGCGCGCCGTCGCTGCAGGCACGCGAGGTGGCCGCGCCGGCCGAGCATGTCGATGCCGATGGCCCCTATGTGTTCCGCGTCGGCGACCAGCTGCGGGCGAAGTGGATCTGCGGCGACCAGGTGCAGATGCGCACCCTGCCCGCCCAAACCAGCGGTACGGACATCACGCCGCAGTGCGGCTACGGCCACAGCGTGCATGTGCTGCCGCCGGCGGCGCCCTCGGTGTCGGTGCTGCCGGCCACGCCGCGCATCGTTGCGGTGTCAGACATCCATGGCCAGTACGGCCTGCTGGTGCGCCTGCTGCGCGCCAACAAGGTGATCGATGCGCAGGACCAGTGGGCGCTGGGCAAGGACACGCTGGTGATTGCCGGTGATGTGTTCGACCGTGGCCCGCAGGTGACCGAGGCGTTCTGGCTGCTGTACGGGTTGCAGCAGCAGGCCGCAGCGGCCGGTGGCGCGGTGCATTTCGTGCTGGGCAACCACGAAACCATGGTGCTGTACGACGACCTGCGCTACGTCAATCCCAAGTACCTGCGCAGCGCGCAGCTGCTGGGCCGCAGTTATCCGCAGCTCTATGGAGCCGATTCGGTGATCGGCCAGTGGCTGCGCACCCGCCCGGTGCTGCTGAAGATCGGCGACACCCTGTTCCTGCACGGTGGCATCTCGCCTGACGCCGTGCAGCTGGCGCTGCAGCCGGCCGCGACCAATGCCGCCTACCAGGCCTCGCTGGGCACGCCCAAGGCCGAGGTGAAGGCCAACCCGGCCACCGCGCCGCTGTATGACGGCAAGACCAGCCCGATCTGGTACCGCGGTTACTTCGATGGACGCCTGGACAGCAACGGCGTGCAGGCCGTGCTCGACCAGCTGCAGCTGAAGCGGATCGTGGTCGGCCACACCTCGATGCCGCACGTGAGCAGCTTCCATGGTGGCCGCGTGATCGCCATCGACAGCAGCATCAAGAACGGCGAGAACGGCGAACTGCTGTTCATCGAGAACGGCACGCTCAGCCGCGGCCTGCTGGACGGTACGCGGGTGCCGCTGGCTGAAGGCGTGCCCGGCGTGGATGACTGA
- a CDS encoding PepSY-associated TM helix domain-containing protein, translated as MSNLGGIRQSQSVLHTWSGLVVGWVLFLIFIAGTAAYWKEELTRWMQPEIGLPASSATAVSQAQQFLARTAPDAQRWSIELPDSRSSATAVSWQPQGEKERRRGQRNPNQATLDADGKPVQVRETRGGNFFYRLHFDLHYVPVLWARWFISACSMLMLIALISGVITHKKIFTDFFTFRRGKGQRSWLDGHNALAVLSLPFHLMITYTGLITLMTLYMPWAVDANYPGGRDAFFAELFPRAEKVEASGTAATPPALAEVLRRAEVQWGGGHAASLQIEQPGDAAMRISVHRQQGDQIAGAADTLAFDARGNLLDAAPPRSAAVITRDGMIGLHAARFAPTTMRWLFFLSGVAGTLMVATGLVLWTVKRRTQLPDPARPHLGFRIVERLNIGFVTGLPVAMIAFLWGNRLLPLDVANRSDAEVKVFFYAWAACVVHAMLRAPRRGWVEQLALAGVLALGLPLYNLVAWHGGLLSALAAGDGAKAGIDIGLLLIGAGLLWAARKVHRFVPAQRKPRTARATTPAEAGA; from the coding sequence ATGAGCAATCTGGGTGGCATCCGCCAATCGCAATCGGTACTGCATACCTGGTCGGGCCTGGTGGTCGGCTGGGTGCTGTTCCTGATCTTCATTGCCGGCACGGCTGCGTACTGGAAGGAAGAACTGACCCGCTGGATGCAGCCGGAAATCGGCCTGCCCGCCAGCAGCGCCACGGCTGTCAGCCAGGCCCAGCAGTTCCTCGCCCGCACCGCGCCGGATGCGCAGCGCTGGAGCATCGAACTGCCCGACTCGCGCAGCAGCGCGACCGCCGTCAGCTGGCAGCCACAGGGCGAGAAGGAACGCCGCCGCGGCCAGCGCAACCCGAACCAGGCCACGCTGGATGCCGACGGCAAGCCGGTGCAGGTGCGCGAGACGCGCGGCGGCAACTTCTTCTATCGCCTGCACTTCGACCTGCACTACGTGCCGGTGCTGTGGGCACGCTGGTTCATCAGCGCCTGCTCGATGCTGATGCTGATCGCGCTGATCAGCGGGGTCATCACCCACAAGAAGATCTTCACCGACTTCTTCACCTTCCGCCGGGGCAAGGGCCAGCGCAGCTGGCTGGACGGCCACAACGCACTGGCCGTGCTGTCGCTGCCGTTCCACCTGATGATCACCTACACCGGCCTGATCACCCTGATGACGCTGTACATGCCGTGGGCGGTGGATGCCAACTACCCCGGTGGCCGCGATGCGTTCTTCGCCGAACTGTTCCCGCGTGCGGAAAAAGTCGAAGCCAGCGGCACCGCCGCGACCCCGCCGGCGCTGGCCGAGGTACTGCGCCGTGCCGAAGTGCAGTGGGGCGGCGGCCATGCGGCCTCGCTGCAGATCGAACAGCCTGGCGATGCGGCGATGCGCATCAGCGTGCACCGCCAGCAGGGCGACCAGATCGCTGGCGCTGCCGACACGCTGGCCTTCGATGCGCGCGGCAACCTGCTGGATGCGGCGCCGCCGCGTTCGGCCGCCGTCATCACCCGCGACGGCATGATCGGCCTGCATGCCGCGCGCTTCGCACCCACCACGATGCGCTGGCTGTTCTTCCTTTCCGGCGTGGCCGGCACGCTGATGGTGGCCACCGGGCTGGTGCTGTGGACGGTGAAGCGGCGCACCCAGCTGCCGGATCCGGCGCGGCCGCACCTGGGCTTCCGCATCGTCGAACGCCTGAACATCGGCTTCGTCACCGGCCTGCCGGTGGCGATGATCGCCTTCCTGTGGGGCAACCGCCTGCTGCCGCTGGACGTGGCCAACCGCAGCGATGCCGAGGTGAAGGTGTTCTTCTACGCCTGGGCCGCCTGCGTGGTGCACGCGATGCTGCGCGCGCCGCGTCGCGGCTGGGTCGAGCAGCTGGCGCTGGCCGGCGTGCTGGCGCTGGGCCTGCCGCTCTACAACCTGGTGGCGTGGCACGGTGGCCTGCTTTCCGCGCTTGCTGCCGGGGATGGCGCCAAGGCCGGCATCGACATCGGCCTGCTGCTGATCGGCGCCGGCCTGCTGTGGGCCGCGCGCAAGGTGCACCGTTTCGTGCCGGCGCAGCGCAAGCCGCGCACCGCACGCGCCACCACGCCGGCCGAGGCGGGCGCATGA